The genomic DNA TGTAGAATGCCACATTATATTTAACCAAGCGTAGGATTTTTTTCAGAATATATTGACGAAAGAATAAAATTATCAGAATAAATGAAGCCTCTCAGTGAGAGGCTTTTTTTTATGGGAAAAGGGCGGCCAAGTCTTTGGCAGGACAAACCGCCCTTTTCCAAAACCAAGGGCTGAAACTTCCAGCCCTGCAAGGAGGTGTGATGGTAATATTTATTTCCATAAAACTCAAGAAGCTTTTTGAACAAGAGCGCGATTATAAATGGAAAAAGCCGAAGCAATGCCCCCGCTGCGGCGGATGCAGGCTGTGGGGGCATGGGTATGCGCCCGTTTTGTTTGACGGTTTCAGAAAACCGCTTCTGATTAAGCGCAATCGGTGTCCGGACTGCCATTGTGTGATACGTTTCCGGCCAAAGGGGTATTTCGGGCGGATTCAGGCGTCA from Candidatus Desulfarcum epimagneticum includes the following:
- a CDS encoding conserved hypothetical protein (Evidence 4 : Unknown function but conserved in other organisms), translating into MVIFISIKLKKLFEQERDYKWKKPKQCPRCGGCRLWGHGYAPVLFDGFRKPLLIKRNRCPDCHCVIRFRPKGYFGRIQASKNAIRSCISGKLKYAKCPGSISRSRRRHWVMALTRRIKAHFGDTWQKSILKGLNYLAFLGHIPVSRSI